The window GCTCTTGCGGGAGGGCTCAAGGTGCGCCACCATGGACTTGGAGAAGGAGGGCGCCGTTCCTTCTTCGGTCCCGCAACGCAGGCCAGCCACTCGCAGGTCGACCCCGAAAGGAGCCGCAATCATGTCCGTAGCCAAGATCATCGAAATCAGCGCCGCCTCCAGCAAGAGCTTCGAAGACGCCGTCGCCACCGGCATCGCGCGCGCCGACGCCTCGCTCGACGAGGTTCAGGGCGCCTGGATCAAGGAGCAGAAGGTGAAGGTCGAGAAGGGCAAGATCGTCGAGTACCGCGTCATCATGATGGTGACCTTCCTGCTCAAGGCCAAGAAGAAGTAGGCGTTCTGGCGCGCCG is drawn from Thermoanaerobaculia bacterium and contains these coding sequences:
- a CDS encoding dodecin domain-containing protein; this translates as MSVAKIIEISAASSKSFEDAVATGIARADASLDEVQGAWIKEQKVKVEKGKIVEYRVIMMVTFLLKAKKK